In Rhinopithecus roxellana isolate Shanxi Qingling chromosome 4, ASM756505v1, whole genome shotgun sequence, a single genomic region encodes these proteins:
- the SMIM8 gene encoding small integral membrane protein 8 isoform X1, whose translation MVLQAVQEAWCQHLFLVRGSGCLHPWWKVMVIWHVQRSHDNKSSLMKMSSAPEPPTFKKELSKEKDFQSPRLRGVRTTTLFRAVNPELFIKPNKPVMAFGLVTLSLCVAYIGYLHATQENKKDLYEAIDSEGHSYMRRKTSKWD comes from the exons atggttctgcaggctgtacaggaagcatggtgtcagcatctgtttctggtgaggggCTCAGGTTGCCTCCacccatggtggaaggtgatggTGATCTGGCATGTGCAGAGATCGCATg ataatAAATCATCATTGATGAAGATGTCTTCAGCACCTGAGCCTCCAACATTCAAAAAGGAACTATCCAAAGAGAAAGACTTTCAAAGCCCGAGGCTCAGAGGGGTGCGCACAACAACCTTATTTCGTGCTGTGAATCCAGAGCTCTTCATTAAACCT aacAAACCTGTAATGGCTTTCGGATTGGTAACTCTTTCACTTTGCGTGGCATATATTGGTTATCTGCATGCAACACAAGAGAATAAAAAGGACCTCTATGAAGCTATTGATAGTGAGGGGCACAGTTATATGAGGCGGAAAACATCCAAATGGGATTAG
- the SMIM8 gene encoding small integral membrane protein 8 isoform X2: MKMSSAPEPPTFKKELSKEKDFQSPRLRGVRTTTLFRAVNPELFIKPNKPVMAFGLVTLSLCVAYIGYLHATQENKKDLYEAIDSEGHSYMRRKTSKWD; the protein is encoded by the exons ATGAAGATGTCTTCAGCACCTGAGCCTCCAACATTCAAAAAGGAACTATCCAAAGAGAAAGACTTTCAAAGCCCGAGGCTCAGAGGGGTGCGCACAACAACCTTATTTCGTGCTGTGAATCCAGAGCTCTTCATTAAACCT aacAAACCTGTAATGGCTTTCGGATTGGTAACTCTTTCACTTTGCGTGGCATATATTGGTTATCTGCATGCAACACAAGAGAATAAAAAGGACCTCTATGAAGCTATTGATAGTGAGGGGCACAGTTATATGAGGCGGAAAACATCCAAATGGGATTAG